One segment of Tamlana crocina DNA contains the following:
- a CDS encoding oligosaccharide flippase family protein, whose translation MGALKKFFKDTIIYGLATVLPRLMNFVLVPLHTDTLETASYSDNTTFYVYAAFFNVLLTYGMETAFFRFFSKSEEKSKVFSTALISLVVTTVLFFAVVFSFNQQLSQLVNLDQTYFNLLLGVLVLDTLVVVPFAYLRATGRPIRFASIKLSNILIYVALNFFFLWAIPELGIEFSGYDNNNLVMYIFIANLVASIVTLLLLSPYFFKTKLQFSTTVFKQLLKYGWPIMVAGLAYVINENFDKWLLPELLGKDINGAYSGCYKIAVFMTIFIQGFRLGAEPFFFNHAKEHNAKETYATIMKYFVIFGSFMLVFIVAYLNIFKELIVRDESYWIAIDIVPVVLLANLCLGIYFNLAIWYKLTDKTRYGMYLSIVGAIITIAFNYVMIPKIGFMASAWATLAAYGVMMFLSYFLGQKHYAVPYDLKRIVLYLIVAILISVIALKTNSNYYLNTGLVLLFLAIVFVFERQQIKQFLRR comes from the coding sequence TTGGGCGCATTAAAAAAGTTTTTTAAGGACACGATTATCTATGGTTTAGCAACAGTTTTACCTAGATTAATGAACTTTGTTTTAGTGCCGTTACATACCGATACTTTAGAAACCGCAAGTTATTCTGATAATACAACGTTTTATGTGTATGCTGCTTTTTTTAATGTATTGCTAACTTATGGTATGGAAACTGCTTTCTTCAGGTTTTTTAGTAAAAGTGAAGAAAAAAGCAAGGTGTTTTCTACTGCATTAATAAGTTTGGTGGTTACTACCGTTCTGTTTTTTGCAGTTGTTTTTAGTTTTAATCAACAACTTTCGCAGTTAGTCAATTTAGACCAAACCTACTTTAATTTGTTATTGGGTGTATTGGTATTAGATACACTTGTTGTGGTGCCTTTTGCGTATTTAAGAGCGACAGGACGACCAATAAGGTTTGCTTCAATAAAGCTTTCTAATATTCTTATATATGTTGCGTTAAACTTCTTTTTTCTTTGGGCAATACCTGAGTTGGGAATAGAATTTTCAGGTTATGACAACAATAACTTAGTAATGTATATTTTCATTGCTAACCTTGTAGCGAGCATAGTAACACTATTGTTACTTTCCCCTTACTTTTTTAAAACAAAGCTCCAATTTAGCACGACAGTTTTTAAACAACTTCTCAAATATGGTTGGCCAATTATGGTTGCTGGATTAGCCTATGTAATCAACGAAAATTTTGATAAATGGCTATTACCAGAATTGTTAGGAAAAGATATTAATGGAGCATATAGTGGTTGCTATAAAATTGCGGTTTTTATGACCATTTTTATTCAAGGATTTAGGTTAGGAGCTGAACCGTTCTTTTTTAATCATGCTAAAGAACATAATGCAAAAGAAACTTATGCGACTATAATGAAGTATTTTGTGATTTTTGGAAGTTTCATGTTGGTATTTATAGTAGCTTACCTTAATATATTTAAAGAACTTATTGTAAGAGATGAAAGTTACTGGATAGCAATAGATATTGTTCCTGTTGTGCTTTTAGCAAACCTATGCTTAGGTATTTATTTCAACCTAGCTATTTGGTATAAGTTAACTGATAAAACGCGCTACGGAATGTATTTGTCAATAGTGGGAGCTATAATCACAATTGCTTTCAATTATGTAATGATTCCTAAAATCGGATTTATGGCTTCGGCTTGGGCAACTTTGGCAGCCTATGGAGTTATGATGTTTCTATCATATTTTTTAGGACAAAAACATTATGCCGTACCTTACGATTTGAAAAGGATTGTTCTGTATTTAATTGTGGCCATTTTAATATCGGTAATCGCATTAAAAACCAATAGCAACTATTACCTAAATACAGGCTTAGTTTTATTATTTTTGGCAATAGTATTTGTTTTTGAAAGGCAACAAATCAAACAATTTTTAAGAAGATAA
- the dut gene encoding dUTP diphosphatase: MKIKIINKSTHDLPHYETLASAGMDLRANLSEPRVLKPLERSIVGTGLFVELPVGYEAQVRPRSGLAAKKGITVLNAPGTIDADYRGEIGVILVNLSNEEFTIQNGERIAQLVIAKHERAEWEQVEVLSETDRGEGGFGSTGVK, from the coding sequence ATGAAAATAAAAATTATAAATAAATCCACACACGATTTGCCGCATTACGAAACCTTGGCTTCCGCCGGAATGGATTTACGGGCAAATCTATCCGAACCACGAGTGTTGAAGCCACTGGAACGAAGTATAGTCGGCACCGGGCTTTTTGTTGAATTGCCTGTGGGTTACGAAGCTCAAGTACGCCCCAGAAGCGGGTTGGCAGCCAAAAAAGGAATCACGGTTTTGAACGCCCCAGGAACAATCGATGCCGATTATAGAGGAGAAATAGGTGTGATTTTAGTCAACCTTTCGAATGAAGAATTTACTATCCAAAACGGCGAGCGTATTGCTCAGTTGGTCATTGCTAAACATGAACGTGCCGAGTGGGAGCAAGTTGAAGTGCTTTCTGAAACCGATAGGGGTGAAGGCGGTTTTGGTAGTACGGGGGTAAAATAA
- a CDS encoding GIY-YIG nuclease family protein has translation MKLWYVYIMTNKPNGVLYIGVTDNIEERVKEHKLKVYPQSFTAKYNCSSLVYFEVFENGGEAEKREKQFKKWKRDWKVELIEEMNPSWSDLSMNWNLNFNKLRD, from the coding sequence ATGAAACTCTGGTATGTCTATATCATGACAAATAAACCCAATGGTGTACTGTACATCGGAGTTACAGATAATATCGAAGAACGAGTTAAAGAGCATAAATTAAAAGTATACCCACAATCGTTTACTGCAAAATATAATTGTAGTTCTTTAGTTTATTTTGAAGTGTTTGAAAATGGAGGAGAAGCCGAAAAAAGAGAAAAACAATTCAAAAAATGGAAAAGGGATTGGAAGGTTGAATTAATAGAAGAAATGAATCCCAGTTGGTCTGATCTAAGCATGAACTGGAATTTAAATTTTAACAAATTAAGAGACTAA
- a CDS encoding sugar phosphate nucleotidyltransferase translates to MKIIVPMAGRGSRLRPHSLTVPKPLIPVAGQPIVHRLVKDIAKVLKQPIDEIAFVLGDPAWFGDDVVESLQYLAKSLGAKASIYRQDKPLGTGHAIMCAEPSLSGPAVIAYADTLIRAEFDLDPQADSVIWTKQVENPEAYGVVKLNGNDEIVELVEKPKDFVSDQAVIGIYYFKDVGVLKGKLQEILDENVMNGGEYQINDGIKRMMADGKVFKTGTVDEWMDCGNKNITIETNQRMLGFLQADAEEQLVASSVKLENSKIIEPCFIGENVVLKDATIGPFVSIGNDCTVENSTIKNSLIQTNTSIKNANLDDAMIGNNVKYDGNFTSVSIGDYSELE, encoded by the coding sequence ATGAAAATAATAGTCCCAATGGCAGGTCGAGGTTCTCGACTCCGTCCGCACAGTTTAACAGTTCCAAAACCATTAATTCCGGTGGCTGGACAACCCATTGTACATCGTTTGGTAAAAGACATCGCCAAAGTTTTAAAACAACCTATAGACGAGATTGCCTTTGTTTTGGGCGACCCGGCTTGGTTTGGAGACGATGTGGTTGAAAGCCTGCAATATTTAGCCAAAAGTTTGGGCGCCAAGGCCTCCATTTACCGTCAGGACAAACCGCTGGGCACGGGCCACGCCATTATGTGTGCCGAGCCATCGCTTTCTGGGCCCGCGGTAATCGCTTATGCAGATACATTGATTCGTGCCGAGTTCGATTTAGACCCCCAAGCCGATAGTGTTATCTGGACGAAACAAGTGGAAAATCCCGAAGCTTACGGTGTGGTTAAACTCAATGGCAACGATGAAATCGTGGAATTGGTTGAAAAACCTAAGGATTTTGTGAGCGACCAAGCCGTAATAGGTATCTATTATTTTAAAGATGTTGGCGTTTTAAAAGGCAAGCTACAAGAAATTTTAGATGAAAACGTTATGAATGGTGGCGAGTACCAAATTAACGATGGTATTAAGCGTATGATGGCGGATGGCAAGGTGTTTAAAACCGGAACGGTTGATGAATGGATGGACTGCGGAAACAAGAATATCACTATTGAAACCAACCAGCGTATGTTGGGCTTTTTACAGGCTGATGCAGAAGAGCAACTGGTGGCCAGTTCGGTAAAATTGGAAAATTCTAAAATTATTGAACCTTGTTTTATTGGTGAGAATGTGGTGTTGAAAGATGCTACAATTGGCCCTTTTGTATCTATTGGAAACGATTGTACTGTAGAAAACTCGACCATAAAAAACAGTTTGATACAAACCAATACCAGTATTAAAAATGCCAACCTTGATGATGCTATGATTGGAAATAACGTTAAATACGATGGTAATTTTACAAGTGTGAGTATTGGTGATTATTCGGAGTTAGAATAA
- a CDS encoding tetratricopeptide repeat protein, translated as MKKKNYIFIFLFGMLIIPQAIYAQINFNSTPNDDLGDNEDKFQEQFYEGLKQKGIENYDRAAEAFLKCIEIDKSVPVVHFELGKSYIALKNFGEAEDALKEAVDLDPDNEWFLDELYGYYVSQNDHKRAIKTVKQLVKYHPDYKEDLAALYLQNEDYDDALEILDELDAEFGISVSRDIMRNRIYEATGRKKDQIKNLQERVESNPEKESNYLALIFRYSENNNKEKAFETAKELLKINPNSQLVHLALYKFYLDDDEAEKAIESMKIVMKSSEIKPDAKLKVLTDFVQFVGDNPKYETDLMEATAMVSGANNSKTLTELGQYYLAKNNKAKALENFEAAQQLEPNNFGVLRNVMLLYLDLKKYNMAQAKSSESIDKFPAQPLFYLINGVAHNELNQPKQAIESLEMGLDFIIDDAKMEADFYSQLSKAHTLLGNTTKAQTFNDKAKQLQPQN; from the coding sequence ATGAAAAAGAAAAACTACATATTCATTTTCCTTTTCGGAATGTTAATCATTCCGCAGGCCATTTATGCCCAAATAAACTTCAATAGTACACCCAATGACGATTTGGGCGATAATGAAGATAAGTTCCAAGAGCAGTTTTACGAAGGCTTAAAGCAAAAAGGTATTGAGAATTACGATAGGGCAGCTGAAGCTTTTTTAAAATGTATTGAAATTGACAAATCGGTACCCGTGGTTCATTTTGAATTGGGAAAAAGCTACATAGCCCTTAAAAACTTTGGAGAAGCCGAAGATGCTTTAAAAGAAGCCGTAGACCTCGACCCTGATAATGAATGGTTTTTAGACGAGCTGTACGGTTATTACGTGTCACAAAACGACCATAAACGAGCCATAAAAACGGTGAAGCAGTTGGTAAAATACCATCCCGATTACAAAGAGGATTTGGCAGCGCTTTATCTTCAAAATGAAGATTATGACGATGCGCTCGAGATTTTGGACGAATTGGATGCTGAATTTGGAATTTCGGTAAGTCGCGATATCATGCGAAACCGTATATACGAAGCGACGGGTAGAAAAAAAGACCAAATAAAGAATTTGCAGGAACGTGTTGAAAGTAACCCCGAAAAAGAGTCGAATTACTTGGCATTGATTTTCCGCTACAGCGAAAACAACAACAAAGAAAAGGCTTTTGAAACAGCCAAGGAGTTGTTAAAAATCAATCCTAATTCTCAGTTGGTTCATTTGGCACTATACAAATTTTATTTGGATGACGACGAAGCCGAAAAAGCTATCGAATCGATGAAAATCGTGATGAAAAGCAGCGAAATAAAACCCGATGCCAAACTCAAAGTATTAACCGATTTTGTGCAGTTTGTGGGCGATAACCCCAAGTACGAAACCGACTTGATGGAAGCCACAGCCATGGTTAGTGGTGCTAATAATAGTAAAACTTTAACCGAGCTCGGACAATATTACTTGGCTAAAAATAATAAGGCCAAAGCCCTTGAAAATTTTGAAGCTGCCCAACAATTGGAACCCAATAATTTCGGAGTATTGCGTAACGTGATGCTGTTGTACTTGGATTTAAAAAAGTACAACATGGCACAGGCAAAAAGCAGCGAATCTATTGATAAGTTTCCGGCGCAGCCCTTATTTTATTTAATTAATGGGGTGGCGCACAACGAGCTCAATCAGCCAAAACAGGCCATTGAGTCGTTAGAAATGGGACTCGATTTTATTATCGACGATGCGAAGATGGAAGCCGATTTTTACAGTCAGCTTAGTAAAGCACACACCCTTTTGGGCAATACCACTAAAGCACAAACGTTTAACGATAAAGCAAAACAACTACAACCCCAAAACTAA
- a CDS encoding DUF4292 domain-containing protein, with amino-acid sequence MYKYPYIILSFVALFLFNCKSAKTLGSGEANYSLSTKQLIKANGKQAADFNTLQARLKITYSEGEKSQTHSVSFRAKKDEALWINASFSLLRALVTPEKVSFYNKLDNTYFDGDYQYLSDLLGTQLDFEKVQNLLLGETIYNLNEGQYKSAVDNESYVLQPKNQLALFEIFYLLSTKNFKVTSQQISQPQEMRHLQIDYLSYQEVEKQIFPERIRVMAVEANEEIAIDLEFKNVSMNEDLRFPFKIPSGFKAIEL; translated from the coding sequence ATGTATAAATACCCCTATATTATTTTAAGCTTCGTGGCTTTGTTTTTGTTTAATTGTAAATCGGCCAAAACACTGGGTTCTGGTGAAGCCAACTACAGTCTGTCCACCAAACAGCTTATCAAGGCTAATGGTAAACAGGCTGCTGATTTTAACACCTTGCAAGCTCGGTTAAAAATCACTTATTCCGAAGGCGAAAAATCGCAAACCCATTCGGTGTCGTTCAGGGCTAAAAAAGATGAAGCCCTTTGGATAAACGCTTCCTTTTCGTTGCTACGTGCGCTGGTAACCCCAGAGAAGGTGAGTTTTTACAATAAACTCGACAACACTTATTTTGATGGCGATTACCAATATTTAAGCGATTTATTGGGAACTCAACTCGATTTTGAAAAAGTACAAAATCTGTTGTTGGGCGAAACCATTTATAATTTAAATGAAGGGCAATACAAATCCGCTGTTGATAACGAATCCTATGTGCTTCAACCCAAAAATCAATTAGCTTTGTTCGAGATTTTTTATTTGTTGAGCACGAAAAATTTCAAAGTGACTTCGCAACAAATATCGCAACCCCAAGAGATGAGGCACCTCCAAATTGATTATTTGTCGTACCAAGAGGTAGAAAAACAAATATTTCCGGAGCGCATTAGGGTTATGGCGGTTGAGGCCAATGAAGAAATAGCGATAGATTTAGAATTTAAAAACGTTTCAATGAATGAAGATTTAAGGTTTCCGTTTAAAATACCTTCGGGTTTTAAAGCCATCGAACTTTAA